The segment CAACCTTTGGagtcaaatcaaatttattttcagacgCAAAACCGCAGATAGAATTTATCTGGTTATGTTCCAACTAAGAAATAATGCCAGGAAATATTTCTTTCCTTGACACAGAAACGTGAGCCTCATTTGAAAGAAGACTTTGATAGAAATATTATTTGGTTTcaatcttgttttcttttttctttttgtattaattttattatccAAAGAAGTAGAATAAATAATGATGTATTTCCCATtacacagattttgttttccacattcTCATCCTTTCACTTGCATCACTTAaatcctcttcctctctcctgtGGCCTTCTCTGGCATCCCTTCTTTAAGCAGTGATTGATGCCAGCGAATTCAACAAAGTGGGGATGCACCAGACGAACTTGAGGAGAAAAGTGCCaatgcagcagcaacaacagccgGACAGAGGCGTATTACTTATCACAAGGTCAGCCACTCTCATCTTCCAAACTCAGCCCTCATGGAGAGGAAGCAGGCAGGAAGTGTGAGTGGGAGGGCTGGCGTGTTGGCGGAAGGTAACCAAAAGGCTCTGCAGCGTTTTGTGTGTATTACAGCACCGTGTCTCCCACCTGCAAACACTCACCTCGTGATCACATAAGGAGCAAAGCAGAGCATGAAGGTGCCGATGAAGGTGCTGATCTTCCTCGTTGCTCTCTGTCGCCGcctcttctgctcctccagGCATCGCTGACGGACGCTGGAAAAGAAAGACAGCCGGTTTattcccatccatccatccatccattttccgttcacccttgtccctaatggggtcgggagggttgctggtgcccatctccagctacattccgggcgagaggcggggtacaccccggacaggtcgccagtctgtcgcagggcaacacagagacatacaggacaaacaaccattcacacacacactcacacctagggagaatttagagaaaccaattgacctgacagtcatgtttttggactgtgggaggaagccggagtacccggagagaacccacgcatgcacagggagaacatgcaaactccatgcagaaagaccccggccgggaatcgaacccaggaccttcttgctgtaaggcaacagtgctaccaactgcgccactgtgcagcccggtTTATTCCCAGTGGGGCAAAATCTGAAATTACTGGGATTACTTCTGGATTTCTGTATATTGAGGATATTAAATCTAAGGAGTCAAAAGCAGTTAAGctgctttattaaaacaaactcacatttttagGAGCTGCTTAGGAATcctttgtgaaaatgtgagGCTGTGTTTGAATTTGTTGCCAAATTGCTTTAAGCAATCCTAAATGAAACAAGAGGCCACAAATGGTGGAAACGTgatacatgttttttaatatcGTTCCTAAAaggatctgaaaagtgtggcctgcatttgttttcagtttcccTGAGTCAGCACACAACAGCACAGAACAACAACCTTCCACTGCAGCTAAAGGAGCAAATCTCTTGGCAGGGATCTCTACCAGCTTCTCTCATCAacagactgaaaatattttccattcttCTCTGCAAAAACTGGAAGGAGAAACTTTCAAAATTTGCAACAAATTCACACGCCATTAGACATAGATCTAAACTttgccaccatcatgtttccCAGTAAATGTAGTATTTTTGTGGTGATATGCAATTTTATACTTTGTGCTGCAAATATTGTCTTTGCACATTGATCAAATAGTTATTGCTTCTCTGGACTCATCTGAGCAAAACATGTTCTTCATTATGTTTATGTCGGCTTGTAGCAAACTGCAATGTGTATATCTCGACATAATGCAGAAATTACTAATATTTGCCATATTATACTATCAAATCTGAGCTATGATTCTCTGTAACACCTCTGAAGTTACCATGGACTGCATTGCTTAGTCTTTAAGATGTTGTTTCTTCACTAATGTTCCCCAACAATCTTCTTTTTCACAGAATAACTATATTTATACCATTAAGATGCACATAAAAGGATTTTGTTACTAATTAGGTAagttctgaaggcaattggttgctaaggatttttatttaggggtatcaaatACCCCAAAATGTACACCGCACTGTTCAGATCtttaattgtgaaataaatatggaaaaccATGTGTAATTTTTCTGTGACCtcacaaataaatatgtaatgtcAATCTGTCACATATTGAACTTCTAAATCCAACACACTGAAGTTGTTGTGGTCAGTTCCTTACATTGTGGAACATTGCAATCCTTTTGCCTTTGTGACATTCAATGTAAATTCACAATTGcaggtaaataaaatatatattattcttaTAAATCGGGGGTTGGTCAAGAGTAATTCAGAGAAATTAAAAACTAGCCCATAAAGGACAAAAACTGATTTaggcataaataaataattcaactgcacagtggcgcagttggtagcactgttgcctcgCAGCAACAGTGCTACCCAACAGtgctgggttcgattcccaacccggggtctttctgcatgaagtttgcatgttctccctgtgcatgcgtgggtgtACTCcggcttcttcccacagtccaaaagcatgtcaggttaactggtctctctaaattctccctaggtgtgagtgtgtgtgtgcatggttgtcctgtctgtctctgtgttgccttgcgacagactggcgacctgtccagggtgtactccgcctctcgcccgaaacgtagctggagataggcaccggcaaccctcccaaccccgttagggacaagggtgaacagaaaatggattgatggatgaatttatgtgtgtgggcgtgcgtgtgtgggtgtccTGCTTAAGCAGACACTATGATGACTCTGGTTGCCTTACAGTGTCATCAACCCTGTCACACAACTggctttattttgaagtgaagtTGTAAGCAAGTTGTTTGTGTgtaattcatatttatgttatgttttatttagctactgaaataaattaatatttcaataaaattctaatttattgaatgctACTGTCTTTTTTCCCAAGAGTTGCTTGTAAACACAACATAGAATATGAAAAAAtccaaaggcaaaaataaaagattaaacttGGATGTGGGTTTAGCTGGAGGTGGTTGTCAAATCAAACTCTGCTTAGAGACTCATAACCTTGGGGCAGCTCTAGGGCCAGCAACTTTACGATAGCAAATGCCCCTGCACCTTTGGTAGAAACAGTgttgagaattaaaaaaaaaaaaaaaaagcagattgaACATTTTGTACATCTACTTTGAtatctataaaataaaagtcaattcataaattcaaaagtgacaaaaagtgTTAAGTGTATCCTATAGGAGCTCACCTGGGGTGTATGTCCACAAGCAGCACCAAAGTTTGCATCGTTATAACATCGATCCTCTTGCAGTGAAACCGGGCCACTTTAAGAACTTTGAGGTATGTAAAACATAACACTATAAAAGACAGGAGGAAGGTGAAGGAGTGGAAAAACACGGTGAAGACAACAAACTGGGTCCTGCTGCTTGCCCTGGCGTTGGACAGGGTGCAGGACGCGTACAGCCGGTGATAGCCCACCCACGAGAGACAGGCGGCCACGGTGGAGAAGGACATGGAGTGCGCCCACGTGTAGCCGAGCACTAAAGCTGCGTCTTTGTGGCGCATCTTGGAGTGGTACCTCAGGGGGAACACCACCGCGATCCACCTGTCGATGCTCAGGGCGGCCATGCTCAGCATGGAGTTGGTGGACAGGAAGGTCTCCAGGAACCCCGCGATCTGGCAGAAGCCGTCTCCCCCCGGCTGAGCCCTGCTGACGAGTCCCACCAGAGTGAGCGGCATGTTAGCCACGGTCAGCAACAAGTTGCAGAAGGTGAGGTTGAGGTTGAACAGACCGGGCACCTGTCTACGGATCTCCGGGTTGTAGAGAAAGCAGATCAGCACCAGGACGTTGGACAGCAGCGACACTATGATGATCACAACTACCAGCACGGAGAGAATTACCTCCGCAGTGTCCATCCTGCGCGCCCCCAAAACTCACTTCTCCACACTTTTAGCGCGCATATCCAAATCCTGTTTGCGCCTCAAGAActgtattaataaataaattaagaaaaaaaaaaaaagaaaaaagaaaatacatccTCAGATTTCTCCAGCCTTGGAGATGCCTCCCATCCTTCCCTCTCCTTCCACTCGTCTACATTGTATTGGAGTCTCAGATTGTTAGAAGGTTTCCAGCATGTTTAAAGTAAATCTCAGGATTAGAAAGTGTAGGTCCCCCTTTATATCTCTAAGCTGCAGGAAGCGTCTCACGCCACAGCTGCTCTGTTCTAGTAGCTGCTGCGCCCTGCAGTGGGGAGTTTGTCATCCTGTGATGCCTCGCTCTCCAGGCATTACCCCTCCGTGCACACAGCACAACTCCTTGTGTGGACCGCTCTGTTTCTCCCCGATTTTTTCTGAACACTAGAACAGCTACACAGCCACCTTGAATGCCGgttaaagttattttgtaaGAAAGATAAGGGGGACACATAAATAAATTGTCATTTATGTTTCTATATAAatgacaatttaaataaaagtagagATGCAAACATTAGATGGATAGATGTGCAATGATTTAAATGTTCTAttcacaaatgaaaacacaaaataaacaggtgacataatcattattttatttgcaaccATCTAAAAGCAACATCTTTGTTT is part of the Xiphophorus couchianus chromosome 10, X_couchianus-1.0, whole genome shotgun sequence genome and harbors:
- the LOC114151742 gene encoding G-protein coupled receptor 26, with translation MDTAEVILSVLVVVIIIVSLLSNVLVLICFLYNPEIRRQVPGLFNLNLTFCNLLLTVANMPLTLVGLVSRAQPGGDGFCQIAGFLETFLSTNSMLSMAALSIDRWIAVVFPLRYHSKMRHKDAALVLGYTWAHSMSFSTVAACLSWVGYHRLYASCTLSNARASSRTQFVVFTVFFHSFTFLLSFIVLCFTYLKVLKVARFHCKRIDVITMQTLVLLVDIHPSVRQRCLEEQKRRRQRATRKISTFIGTFMLCFAPYVITRIVELFPAVPIDPHWGIVSKCLAYSKAACDPFVYSLLRHQYKKTCTDILNRLLKRSSLNASGRRLEQQGNSIPTAE